The Gemmatimonas phototrophica region TGACCACCTTCTTGGCCGCCTCGCCCAGCGCGGTCTGGGTGGCGTCCACCACCTCGACCGAGCTCGGATCCACCTTCCCCTTGGCGTCCACGACAAACTGCAGTTCGACCATTCCACCCACGCCGCGGCTCTTCAGGTCGGCCGGATACGAATCGGCAATGATACGGGCGGCGACCACCGAGCTGGCGAGCTTGGGCGGGGCCTGCACATCGGAGATGGCGTAGACCTTGTCATCCTGCGCCTGTGCTGTCGAAACGAAGGGGCCAGCCACAAAGGCGGCAGCAATCGCGGGAATGAGGGCAAGACGGAACGAAAGCGTGGACATGAAGGAAGATCCTCAGGGTTCACTGTAATCACGGGGGGATTCCGGACAGTCAACCGACCGCCGGTCATCGTTGACTGAGCCCCGAAGTCGGAACCAGCCGCGACACAGTTTCCTCTATCGGATGGTCTCCGAAGGAGCTGAAGCATTCCTCACGGGAAGCATGTACATTGTCACACTCCCGGCACACGACGCGGATAATTGGACGTCCGGGCGCTGTTTCGGCCGAGCCTGCTGGAACGTCCTTTGCACAGCACGGTCCCATTGAACGTCCCTCAATCATCATTTGCCGCCTCCACCACCTATGTCCGACTTTCTCGATCTGCATGACGACGCCGCCGCGCGGCGCGTGCTGTACTGTGTTGCCGGCCTCCTCGTTACCGTGCCCTTCGTTCAGGCTGGCGCGCAGATCTGGCCGTTGCAGCTCAGCAATATTCAGTGGCGCTTCGGGGCAGCCAACGCGTTGTCCAGCATCCTCCTGTTGCCCTTCCTGGGCCTCTCCTTGCTGATGCTGATGGCCCGCGGCCTGGAGAGCCGTGGCCTGTCCCGGTCCATTGGGGCGGTTTCGGCGATTTTCACTCTCGGACTGCTCGGTTCGCTGGTCGTGTTCGCGCTCGACGCGCTGCAGCTTAAGACCATCGTCAGTACGCAGATGTCCGGCGCCTTCAACAGCACCGCGGTTCGGGTAGGCCTGGTCACCGTCGTGTTTTTTCTGGCCTTCGCCTTTCTCACGCTGATGAGCTTCAAGGCCCCGCGGGGCAACTCGTCGCCCGCTCGTCGTTCCTCCGCAAAGTCCGGGAAGGAAAGCAGCGAGGACGTCGGATTGATCATCGGGGTTCGCGAGGGGTAAGACTGTTGCACTAGCGCAGCGGTCTGATGTCTCGGCGCCTCCACTTTGCGTGGAGGCGCTTTTATGTTGTATCCTCGCAACGGGCTAATAAACAGGGCCCCGACATTGCTGTCGGGGCCCTGTTCCCTTTCCGGACGGTTCGGCTTAGAGGCCGAGTTCGTCTTCCGAGCTATGCACCTTGCTCGGCGTGTCCGGCTTGGGCGGCTGCTCTTCCGGCACCGACGTCACGGCGAGCACGATACGGCGGTGGATGGGATCCACTTCCAGTACCCGCATGACGAGGTTCATCGTTTCCCAGGCGAAGTCCGCCGGGTTGGTGACGGTGCCTTCCGGGTTCAGCTGGCTGACCGGAACGAAGCCTTCAATGTCGTTGCCGAGATCGACGACCACGCCCTTGTCCATGAGACGCACAACCTTGCCCGGGAGCTCAGTGCCGACCGGGTAGGTCTCACCGATGCGAAGCCACGGATCTTCCTCAGCCTGCTTGAGGCCGAGCGAGATGCGCTTGTTTTCGCTATCGATGTTGAGGATGACCACGTCCACGGCATCGCCCTTCTTCACGACTTCCGACGGGTGCTGGACACGCTTGGTCCAGGACATATCGGAGATGTGAATGAGGCCGTCGATCCCCGGCTCGATTTCGACGAAGGCGCCGAACGAGGTCAGGTTGCGAACCTTGCCATTGATACGCGTGCCCACCGGGTACTTGAGCGGCAGGATGACCCACGGATCCTGCTCGGTCTGCTTCATGCCGAGCGAGATCTTCTCTTCGGTCTCGTCGACCTTGAGCACCACCGCCTCGATGGCTTCGCCGATCGACACGATCTTCGAGGGATGACGGACGTTGCGCGTCCAGCTCATCTCGGAGATGTGCACGAGGCCTTCGATGCCCGGCTCGAGCTCGATGAAGGCGCCGTAGTTCGTGATGGACACGACCTTGCCGTTCACGCGCGTACCCACCGGGTACTTGGCCGCCACGTCCTTCCACGGATAGCTCTGGAGCTGCTTGAGGCCGAGCGAGATACGCTCGCGCTCCCAATCGATATCCAGCACCTTGATTTCGAGCTCCATGCCGATCTGGACCATCTCGCTCGGATGCGAGATACGGCCCCACGACATGTCCGTGATGTGCAGCAGGCCGTCGACGCCGCCGAGATCGATGAACGCACCGAAGTCCGTGATGTTCTTGACAACACCCTTCCGCACCTGATCCTTCGACAGCTCCTTCATGAGCTTCTCGCGCTTGCCCGCGCGTTCGGTCTCAAGAATCACGCGGCGCGACACAACGATGTTGCGGCGACGCTTGTTGAGCTTGATGATCTTGAACTCGTACTTCTGGCCCAGGAGCTCATCGATGTTCGGCACGCGACGGAGCGCGATCTGCGAACCCGGGAGGAACGCGTCGACGCCCATGAGGTCGACGACCACGCCACCCTTGATCTTCTTGACCAGCGTCCCTTCGACCGGCATGTCGCTTTCGTAGGCCACGCGAATGCGTTCCCACACGCGCATGAAGTCGGCCTTCTTCTTGGACAGGACGACCGAGCCTTCCTGGTCCTCGAGGTGCTCGAGCAGCACTTCGACTTCGTCGCCCGCCTTGAGCTCGGGCATGTCCTTGAACTCTTCGAGCGGAATCGTGCCTTCGGACTTGAATCCGATATCCAGCACGACGAGGTTCTCGCGAATTTCAAGAACGGTCGCCTTGACGATCTCGCCTTCTTCGATCGACGCCAGCGTGCCGTTGTACAGCTCCAACATCCGCTCGTACTCGTCGGACGTGAACTCGTCCTCTTCGTAGAGCTCGGGGCGGCGGTTCGCCAAGGGGCGGAGCTGGCTCTTCTGCAGATCGCGCTTCTCGCGCGCCGTCAGCTTGCCATAGAGGGGCGCGTCATCTTCGGCGCCTTCGACTTCGGTGTTGAGCTCGGGGCTCAGTTCAGTGCTCATATGGTGCGGTTTCTCCAGATTCGCGGAACTACACTCGCCGCGCCGAGAAAAGGGGTAAATGACGGAAAGGCTGGAACCCCGAAACATAGAACGGCTTGGGGTCCTGTACAAGCCCAGCCCTCCCCCTACCTGCGGAGACGCTCCCGGGTGGCCCGTCCCAAGGCCACGATGCGTTCCACCTGCTCTTCCTGGGTCACCGTGGTCGTGTCGATGGTAATGGCATCGCGGGCAGGCGCGCTCTGAGTGGCGTCCTGGGCGTCCCTGGCCACCAGCGCCTCCACCTCTTCGGCAATTTCCGAATCATTGGGGCGCCGGCTCAGCCGCTGAATCAAGCGGCGGCGCGCCCGCTCCCAGGTGTCCGCCACCAGAAAGACCTTGAGTTGCGCCTTCGGGAATACCGCGGTTCCGATATCCCGGCCGTCCACGACCACGTCCACCGCCGACCCGGCGGATCGGACCTGCGAATTGACCCACTCCCGAACGGCTGGCATCGCGGCCACCCGGGACACGTTTCGGGTTACGGTGGTCCCGCGGAGTGCCTCATCCTGCTCCATCCCATCCACGAGCGGCAAGACGGAGCGGGCCGTCAGCCGCCAGGTGATCCGGTTCGCCTGCTCGAGCACGGAGGCCTCGGTCCACAGGTCGGCCGGTGCGCCCGAGGCAACCGCGAGAAAGGTGATGGCCCGGTAGAAGGCCCCGGAGTCCACATGGCGCACATCAAGCAGCTGGGCCACCCACTGCGCCGTGGAGCTCTTGCCAGAGGCAGCCGGCCCGTCAATCGCGATGACCAGCGGCGGCGTCCCACCGCCCGGCGCCACTTCCGGCGCGGCCGGCCGACCCACCGCGACCGACAGGTCGCGCCAGAACGCGGGATACGACACCGCCACACATCCCGGGTCATCGATCGTGATGTGATTGCCGGGCAGCGCCCCCAACACCCCGAACGCCATGGCCAGGCGGTGATCGCCGTGGGTGACCACATGCCCTCGGAGTGCAGACCGGGAGCCGACGATGCGCATCCCATCCGGAAACTCCTCGACCTCGACCCCCAGGCCCCGCAGGTTCTCCACCACGGCGCGAATGCGGTCGCTCTCCTTGACCCGCAGCTCCTGGGCGTCGGCGATACGCGTTTCACCGCGCGACCGCGCCGCCAGGCAGGCGATCATGGGGAGTTCGTCAATGCACCGCGGGATTTCCGCCCCGGAAATAGTCGTCCCACTCAGAGGTGATGGCCGAACTACCAGGGTCCCGATCCGTTCACCACCAACCATGCGCTCGTCTTCCACCCCAATGTCGGCGCCCATGCGACGCAACACATCGAAGGCCCCGGTGCGCGTCGGATTGAGACACACATTCTCGAGACGCAGGCGCCCCGCGTCGGCCATCGCGGCAAGCGCCGCAAAGAAGGTCGCCGACGAGGGATCGGAGGGCACCATGACGTCGGCCGTCTGCAGCACCTGCCCGGCCGGTAAGGTGACTCCGGCGTCGCTGACAGTCAGTGCCACGCCGCGGGCCAAGAGCATGCGCTCGCTGTGGTCCCGTGACCGGACGGGTTCCTCGACGGTGACTTCCACCCCGGCGGCCAGCCCCGCCAAGAGCAGCGCCCCTTTGACCTGGGCGCTGGCATGTGTGTTTACGAACCGAATGGAGGTGAGCGGTTGCCCGGAGACGCGCATGGGCAGCCCATCGTGCCCCGGGGCGCCCTCAAACGCAATGGTGGCCCCCATGGCCGCCAGGGGCGTCGCCACCCGCTTCATGGGGCGGCGACTCAGGCTCGCGTCTCCTTCAAAACGGGCTTCACGCCCAGCGAGGCCGGCGACCAGTCCCGCGAGCAGCCGCGTCGTCGTCCCGCTGTTCCCACAATCGAACGCTGACTCCGGCGAATGCAGCGCCGCCAACCCGCGGCCATGCACCACGAAGTCTGCACTCAGCGCCGGAATGTCCACCCCCATGGCACGCAGCGCCCCCGCCGTGGCGTGCACGTCGGCCGACGGCAGAATGTCACGCACGCGCGTGGGGCCGTCGGCCATGGCCGCAAAGATCAGGGCGCGATGACTGATCGACTTGTCGCCGGGAGCACGAATGGTCCCCTGCACCGTCAGCGGCAGGAGCCCACTCACCGAAGCCAGGCCTCCAGCGCGGTGGCCGCATCGGTCTTGTCATCGCGGTACTTCACAATCACCGGCGTCTGCAACGACAACCCCTCCGCCTCACCAAAAGCCGAGCTGACCCTGCGCGCCCCCGGCACCACCACGGCCCCTTCCGGAATCACCAATGGAGAACCGGCAGACGCCCGATGGACGGTTTCCTTGACGAGATCGTATACCGGCGTCCCCCGCGTCAGTACGACGCCAGCGCCGAGAACGGCCTTGGTCCGCACCACGGTGCCCTCGTACACCCCGCAGTTGCCGCCGACAATCACATCATCTTCGATCACCACCGGCGACGCGTTGATGGGCTCGAGGACACCACCAATCTGTGCCGCGGCACTCAGGTGGACTCGTTCACCAATTTGTGCGCAGCTGCCCACCAGGGCGTGAGAATCCACCATCGTGCCGCGCCCGACATACGCGCCGACATTGATGTACATAGGGGGCATGCAGACCACACTGGGGCCGAGATACGCCCCGCGCCGCACCGTTGATCCCCCGGGCACAATGCGCACCTGATGTTCCACCCGGAATTCACGGGTGGGGTACGTGTGCTTGTCGAGAAAACTGAACGGCGGCGTACTCGGCAGACTCTGCACATGACCGATGCGGAATCCCAGCAGAATGGCGCGTTTGACCCAGGGAACGGCGCGCCAGGTGCCGTCATCATCACGCCGCGCCGCACGGATCTCGCCGCGCTCCAAAAGCGCCATGGCAGTATCGAACAGCAACTGGGCATCGTGCACCAGCGGTGCGCCGCTGTCCAACAGCAGCGGATCGTTCAGACGGACTTCAAGTTCGGCGATCGAGAGGGCCATGGCGGGTCGCGGCCTAGAGAAGAGGAAAGTGAAGCGAACGAATCACGACGCCAGCAGACCGGCGCGGACGAGCACATCGCGTACGCGTGGCCGAAGCGCATCGGCCAGAGGCACTAGCGGCAAGCGCACGCGCTCCTGCATACGCCCCATCACGGCGAGCATGGCCTTGGCGGGAATCGGGTTGGATTCCACGAAGCATGCGTCAATGATTGGCGCGAGCGTGGCATCCAGCGCGCGCGCGGCGGCAAGATCGCCGCGCCACATGGCGTCGCACAGCTGAACCATCAGTGAAGGCGCCACATTGGACACGACGCTGATGATCCCATCGCCACCGTGTGCCATGAGCGATAGCGTGTACCCATCATCGCCAGACAACACGGCGAATTGCGGTGGGCGGTCACGCAGAATCGTGGTCATCTGGGCCAGGCTGCCGCTGGCTTCCTTGACCGCCACAAACCGCGGGTCGCGTGCCAACTCCAGCGTGGTGGCCGCTTCCATGTTCACCGCGGTGCGTCCTGGCACGTTGTACAACATGATGGGCAAATCGCACGCATCTGCAATGGCGCGGAAATGGGCCAGCAACGCACGCTGTGGCGGCTTGTTATACATCGGGGTCACGTGCAACAGATGCGACGCGCCGATGCTGCGCATCTCGCGTGAGGTGGCGATCGCCCGCTGCGTATCGTTGCTGCCGGCACCGGCAATCACCGGGACTCGGCCGTTGACCTCTTCCACCGTGATCTCCACCACGCGCCGATGCTCGGCGGACGCCAACGTCACCGCTTCGCCCGTGGAACCGCAGGGGATCAGCATGTGCACCCCGGCAGCCAACTGCCACTGGACCAGCGCGCGCAGCGCCGGCTCATCGAGCGACCCATCGGGCTGGAAGGGGGTTACCAACGCGGTCCCGCAGCCGCGGAGCGTAGTGGTCGTCATGGCGCGTCCGTAAGGGTTGGCGAAGACGTCAGCACGTCCCGCATGGTATACACCGCCGGTTCACGCGACACGGACAACCACCGGGCAGCGGCCAGTGCCCCGTCGGCAAAGACGCGTCGATCGCGCGCCGTATGCGTCAGCGAGATCTGTTCGAAGGCCGCGTCGAGCAGCACTTCATGTGTACCCGGCACACTCCCCACGCGCACGCTGGTAATGGGCACCTCTCGACCCAATCCGGCCTCCAGACGCTCGCCAATGGCGATGCCCGTGCCAGATGGCGCATCCTTCTTGGCGGTGTGATGTGTCTCGACAACATGCACATCAAACCCGCTGAGCTCGCGCGCCCGCCGTGCCACATCCTCGGCAAGGGCCAGGAACAACTGCACGCCAAGCGAGAAGTTCGGCGCCCACAACGCCGACTGCCCGTTCGCCCGAACAGCGGCGTCAAGACGCGGGAGTTGCGCATTCCACCCCGTCGTGCCGATCACGACCGGACAGCCGAGGGCCAACAGCGCCTCCGCGTTGGGGAGCGCGGTCTCCGGCGTGGTAAACTCAATGGCCACCTGTGCGCCGCCCAAGTCTGCCACGGTCAATCCACGCGCCATCTCCGGTGCATCAAGGCGGGCCACGATCTCGATGCCACGCTCCGGGGCCAGCGCATCAAGCGCGCGCCCCATGCGTCCCATGCCAACGAGGGCGACCTTGACCGCCGGAGCACTCATGATGCGGACTCGAAGAAGGTCGCATGCAATCGCTGCATGGCCGGGATCACCTGATCGTCGTCAATGACCAGCGTGAAATTGATTCCCGTGGCGCTCAGCGAGGCCATGTGGATGGGAATGGGCCCCAGCGCGGCGATGGCCTGCGCAATGGCCAGGCTGCCATCAGAAATTCCGGCCCCGACAATGGCAATCAGGCCGGCACGCGGCGACACCGAGACATCACCAAAGGCGGCCAGATCCTGGAGGATCGAGGCCAGGTTGGTCGCATCATCGAGAGTGACGGACACGGAGACTTCCGAGGTGGTAACGACATCCACCGACGTGCGATGGGTTTCAAACACCTCAAAGACCCGCCGCAGGAAGCCGGGGGCGAGCAGCATGCGCGACGAGCGGAGCTTCACCATGGTGGTGGCGCGCTTGCCGGCAATGGCGCGTACGGGCAGGCGAGGGGCATCGAAGGCAATCATCGTCCCTTTGCCACCCGGGTTCCGTGAGTTGTACACGTACACGGGAATCCCGCGCTGCACCGCCGGTGCAATGGTGGCAGGGTGCAGGACTTTCGCGCCAAACGCCGCCAACTCCGCGGCTTCATCAAAGCTGATACGCTCAATGAGTTGTGCGGCCGGAATCACCCGCGGATCGGCGGTCAGCATGCCGTCCACGTCTGTCCAGATTTCGATGCCGGTGGCATCAATGGCGGCGCCGATCAACGAGGCCGAGTAGTCCGACCCACCACGTCCCAGTGTTGTGGTGACCCGTGAGGCCGTGGCCCCCACAAAACCACCCATCACCGGGATCTTTCCCTGTTGCACCAGTGGCACCAGTCGCGCCTGTGCGAGCTGCCGGATCTCGTCGGTATCCGGTTCGGCCTTGGTGAAAAAGTCGTTGGTGCGCATCACGTCGCGGGCATCCACGAACACGGCCGGGTGCCCCTGATGGCGAAACGCGGCGGCCACGATCTGCGACGACAGTAGTTCGCCGATAGCCGCGACCGCATCCAGAGAGCGCGGCGTGAGATACCCGAGCGTTCGAAACGCCTCGGCCAGATGGGCCAACTCGTCGAATGTCGCACTGATGTCGAGCGACAGTTCCTCTGCCTCAGTGCTGCCACCCAGCAGCGCCTGGGCTTCGCGCTGGTGTCGATCGCGCAACTGCTCGATGAGCTGCAGTGCGGACAGGAGTTCGCCGCCGGCGGCCTTGTTGGCGATATCCAGCAGCAGATTGGTCGCCCCACCGAGCGCCGACACAATGACGACCGGCTGTTCCGACTGCTTGTTGGTAATGATCTCAACGACGCGTGAAATGGCGGCGGCATCGGCCACCGACGTGCCACCAAACTTGCAGACGATCACTGGCGCGCGAGCCCCGCCAACTGCCCGGTCTTGGCCAACAGCTCCGCGTTCAGAATCGAGCCACCGGCGGCGCCGCGCACCACGTTGTGCGACATCGCCACGAGGCGCAGATCAAACAGATGATCGGCGCGGACCCGCCCCACCGTGGTGGCCATGCCGCGCCCTCGCCCGGCATCGCGACGCGGCTGCGGGCGATCGGGTTCATCGCGGATGATCAGCGAGGGCTCGGGCGCCGACGGGAGACCGCGCACCGCTTCGTATCCCGTCCAGCCGCGCAACACCTCCAGCGCCTGCTCCGGTGTGGGCTTGGTGGCGAACGCGACGGACATGCATACGGTATGCCCATGCTCAACCGGCACCCGGTTCGCGTGCGCACTGGTCACGATGTCCGCCATCGTGATCGCGCCCTGCCGGTACGTCCCCAGCAACTTCACCAGCTCCGTTTCGATCTTCGGCTCTTCGTCGCCGATGAACGGAATCACGTTCCCAAGAATGTCGAGCGAAGCCACTCCGGGATATCCCGCACCGGACACGGCCTGCATGGTGGTGGCAAACACTTTCGTGACCGTGAATGCCTGGTGCAACGGAGCCAGTGCCGCAGCCATGACCGTGGTGGCACAGTTGGCATTCGTGACAATGCCTCCACTCCACCCACGATTCGCGCGCTGCACCGTCAGCAGCTCCAGGTGATCACCATTGACTTCCGGAATGACGAGCGGCACATCGGCATCCATGCGATAGTTCTTCGCATTGGACAGCACCATGCGTCCCGCCCTGGCGAAGGCCGCTTCCACGTCACCGGCCACGCCGGAATCGAGCGCCGAAAAGATGATGGGGGCGGTGACCTCGTCGGGCGTGCAGTTCTTCACCGTCAACGCCGCTACCGATTCGGGCAGCGTGCCTTCAAGCCATTTCGCGGCCGACCGATACGATTTGCCCGCGCTTCGTTCCGACGCGGCGACTTCGACCAGATCAAACCAAGGGTGCGCGTCGAGGAGGCGAATGAACGCCTGTCCGACGGCGCCGGTTGCGCCAAGAACGGCGACCGGCCAGCGAGTGGCTGTGAGTGTCATGCGAGAAGGGTGCGAACGATGCGAACGTATGCGTCAACCGACGCGTCGAGTTCCGCCACATCGATGTACTCGATGGGCGTATGGGCCACATGAATGGAGCCGGGCCCGAACAACAGCGGCGTCCCCCACCGATCGAGCAGCGGGATGTCGCTGGTATATGCAACGGGTTCCACCTCGAATCCGCTAATCGTCTGAAAATGCTGCGCCGGAATGTGCGAGCCCCACACCAGCTCGGCACGATCACCTGCCCAGGCCGCGAAGGCCGCCTTGACCGGCTCCACATCGCCGACCAGGCGGATCATGATTTCCGCCTCGGCCAACCCCGGCACGATGTTCGCCTCGGTGCCGGCACGGAGGACGCCGATGTTGTAGGTGGTCTGCCCGAGGATGGGATCACTCGGTAACGTCACGGTCCGCAGTTGCGGCAAAAGATCGAGCATCCCCTCGAGGGCACTCTCGCCGAGGTGCGCGTACGCTGAATGCGCCTCTCGCCCGCGCACACGCACAATGACGCGCTGCGCCCCCTTGCAGCCCGACGCCAGCTTGCTCTCGGTCGGCTCGCCATTCACCAGAAAGCGACTGGTCGCCGGAAGCCGGTTGGCAGCTCGGGCACCGGGGGATCCTTTCTCTTCCCCCACGACGAAGAGCAGGTCAACACGCTCTTCTCCCTGCTCCGCGAGCCGCTGCGCGGCCACCATCATGGCCGCCGCGATCCCTTTGGCGTCGCAGGCGCCCCGCCCGTAGAGGCGATTGCCGTCGAGACGCGGGGGGACAAAAGGCGGTACCGTATCGAGGTGAGTGGAGAGGGTGACCCCACCGCCCTTCCGCGTCGCCCAGACATTGGAGCGCGCCGGCTCCACTTCCTGCAAGGACACGTTCCATCCGCGGGCAATCAGCCAGCGGGAGACGAAATCCACCGCGTCCCGTTCACGGCCGGTGGTGGACTCGATAGACAGCAGTTCAGTGGCGAGAGCAACGGCATCAGACATGCCGACAAGATACACGCCCCACGTCGTGTAGCGCGCCCCCGCCGCCGCCGGTTTTTGCTCCGAATTTCTACGGACGCGTGGTCAACTGCGAACGAGAAACTCGAGGATCACGGCGTTCAGCCGGGCATCATCCATGTCGTCGTCCCAACCGGGCGCCACCAGCGCGATGACTCGATGTGCACCGGAGTTGCACTCAATCGCCACCGTGTCGGGCGCCATGGTGGCCGCGACTTCACGTTGATCTACCGGTACTTCAGGAAGTTCGAGGCAAATCCAGGTGGTGCCCTGCGAATCCGACACGGTGCGCACCGCAGCTCCGACGAAAGGGATGAAAAAACAGTGGTGCGTGGCTCGACGGCGGCGATACCGACGTGGCCGTGCGTCCATACCCGGAGCGGGACTCGAACCCGCACATCCTCGCGGATAAGGGATTTTAAGTCCCTTTTCAATAGACGCGGGACCGGTCTTCAGTTATCCGCACCGAGTAGAAAACGAGAATACCCACAATCTGCATCGGGCGCCATCGACCCCGAACGAAGCCCGTACATCCCCCGAGGCGTCACCCGAGGTTATAGACGGGGCATGTCGCGCGTCCGTATCGACGACGCCGGGTGCTGGATCCGGCACGAGGCTAAGAATAGCCAAGGGTATGGCTCGATTCGCGTCGGAGGCCGGAAAGGCCGTTCCGTCTTGGTGCACCAGGTCATCGCCGAGTCGCGATACGGCGCCATCCCATCAGATCGCATGGTTTGCCACACCTGCGAAGTCCGTACACGCCGAAGCCGCATATACTCTCCGATAAAAGGGCGGTGACATCACGCTGATATCACCGCCCTTGGGAAACCGAGGCCTGACTACCGCTTCGTCGGCATGGGACTTAAGTCGCTGCGAAGCACCTTGCGGCTCAGTACGCGCTGTCCGTCTGGGCTCACAGTAAGACGGAAAAGTTCAATTCCCATCATACCAGGTTCGATGTTGTTGAGCTCAAGCCTGACATCAATAAACTGCGTGCCCGCCGAGTCTTGGAGCGGACTCACTCTGAAGAAACGCCCCGTCATCGGACGCGACTTCGATAACGAGCTCTTGAATTGCGCATAAGCGGCGTTGCCATGGGACTTGCAGGCCACACTCGTGTCCGCACGAAAACACTGGGGACGTGGTACGAAACTGTACGACGACAGTTCCGAACCGAAACTCTCGATTACGGCGCGCACGAGCGCAGGAGAGGGTGTGGACTTTTTCCCCGATGGTTGTGCGTGCGACACACTGGCGCAAGCCAACAGCAGAGCCGAAAGCTGGAAACAAAGAGTTCGCATGGCTGGGATTGGTAGAGGGAGCCGCGCGTTCGACTTACCGGCTGCAGTTTGGCGCCTGAGCATAGATTTGCGTATGTAAGTAGTTTCCAAGGTGCCCTGCCTCATGGCGTGCGATTTGAACGAACTCCGCGTCTGTTGGAGTGTATCCGCTTTTCCGTTTCCCGCTAAGCACGACCTGTTGTGCCGCATACTGGGTTCTTCCGAGTGATTCAGTCGTGTCATCCACCATAAACCAAGTTGATGACTTGTATATGGCAAATTGCTGGGCGGCGTTGTACAGCGCATAACCACTCCGAAAGCAGTATTCGCCAGTGTTCGAGTTCATCATTCGTAGCGCAGTGGCCATGATTGAGTCACGAAGTGCTCCTTGAACGGGGGTAAGGATGCACGTCGAAGATCCGGGTGGATCGCAGTGGGTGATTAGTTGCTGAATCGTTGGTTGTGGCTCCCCCCCGCCACCGCAGTCTACCGTGCACGTTGAACCACCGCCCTCAGAACCTCCACATGGCATACCCGGATTACACGAGCCGTCATCGCCGGGGGTTGGAGCCTCAGGGTCCTCCGGGAAGTAATCGTCGCATTGCGGTTGCGACGGATCTTCCTCGCACGGCTGATCGTACCACTCGCATGGCCAATAGTAGGTTCCTGTAGACGTGACTGTGTGGGTGCAAGACCAAGACGCTCGTGGAGACAACGATACCTCTGCATCGGCCGGCGCGGTGGGGTTTTCGCCACACGCAGTTGTGATGGATAGAACTAGCATACACAACGTCAATGATACTCTTCGAAGCAAAAACATATTCCTCCGATCTGGACTATTACAATTCGCGCCATTTGCGCGAAGCCACGATATGAAGCGGTACAGAAGTCGTCAATAGAAACCTTGTGCAGATTTTTTCCGCTGAGTGCCTGCATCGCAGTTCTGTTTAGTTTCGACTGACCGGTCTATACCATGTTTAGCACGCCCCTTATTGTTTGTTCGCATGCAGCACGCCGTTGAGTGCGAGGACGCCGACGCCGACGTCACGGTGGTAGAAGACAC contains the following coding sequences:
- a CDS encoding energy transducer TonB codes for the protein MSTLSFRLALIPAIAAAFVAGPFVSTAQAQDDKVYAISDVQAPPKLASSVVAARIIADSYPADLKSRGVGGMVELQFVVDAKGKVDPSSVEVVDATQTALGEAAKKVVTKLDFNPAKVNGSPVRVKVTLPIIYKP
- a CDS encoding 30S ribosomal protein S1, yielding MFRGSSLSVIYPFSRRGECSSANLEKPHHMSTELSPELNTEVEGAEDDAPLYGKLTAREKRDLQKSQLRPLANRRPELYEEDEFTSDEYERMLELYNGTLASIEEGEIVKATVLEIRENLVVLDIGFKSEGTIPLEEFKDMPELKAGDEVEVLLEHLEDQEGSVVLSKKKADFMRVWERIRVAYESDMPVEGTLVKKIKGGVVVDLMGVDAFLPGSQIALRRVPNIDELLGQKYEFKIIKLNKRRRNIVVSRRVILETERAGKREKLMKELSKDQVRKGVVKNITDFGAFIDLGGVDGLLHITDMSWGRISHPSEMVQIGMELEIKVLDIDWERERISLGLKQLQSYPWKDVAAKYPVGTRVNGKVVSITNYGAFIELEPGIEGLVHISEMSWTRNVRHPSKIVSIGEAIEAVVLKVDETEEKISLGMKQTEQDPWVILPLKYPVGTRINGKVRNLTSFGAFVEIEPGIDGLIHISDMSWTKRVQHPSEVVKKGDAVDVVILNIDSENKRISLGLKQAEEDPWLRIGETYPVGTELPGKVVRLMDKGVVVDLGNDIEGFVPVSQLNPEGTVTNPADFAWETMNLVMRVLEVDPIHRRIVLAVTSVPEEQPPKPDTPSKVHSSEDELGL
- the aroA gene encoding 3-phosphoshikimate 1-carboxyvinyltransferase — its product is MSGLLPLTVQGTIRAPGDKSISHRALIFAAMADGPTRVRDILPSADVHATAGALRAMGVDIPALSADFVVHGRGLAALHSPESAFDCGNSGTTTRLLAGLVAGLAGREARFEGDASLSRRPMKRVATPLAAMGATIAFEGAPGHDGLPMRVSGQPLTSIRFVNTHASAQVKGALLLAGLAAGVEVTVEEPVRSRDHSERMLLARGVALTVSDAGVTLPAGQVLQTADVMVPSDPSSATFFAALAAMADAGRLRLENVCLNPTRTGAFDVLRRMGADIGVEDERMVGGERIGTLVVRPSPLSGTTISGAEIPRCIDELPMIACLAARSRGETRIADAQELRVKESDRIRAVVENLRGLGVEVEEFPDGMRIVGSRSALRGHVVTHGDHRLAMAFGVLGALPGNHITIDDPGCVAVSYPAFWRDLSVAVGRPAAPEVAPGGGTPPLVIAIDGPAASGKSSTAQWVAQLLDVRHVDSGAFYRAITFLAVASGAPADLWTEASVLEQANRITWRLTARSVLPLVDGMEQDEALRGTTVTRNVSRVAAMPAVREWVNSQVRSAGSAVDVVVDGRDIGTAVFPKAQLKVFLVADTWERARRRLIQRLSRRPNDSEIAEEVEALVARDAQDATQSAPARDAITIDTTTVTQEEQVERIVALGRATRERLRR
- a CDS encoding 2,3,4,5-tetrahydropyridine-2,6-dicarboxylate N-succinyltransferase, whose protein sequence is MALSIAELEVRLNDPLLLDSGAPLVHDAQLLFDTAMALLERGEIRAARRDDDGTWRAVPWVKRAILLGFRIGHVQSLPSTPPFSFLDKHTYPTREFRVEHQVRIVPGGSTVRRGAYLGPSVVCMPPMYINVGAYVGRGTMVDSHALVGSCAQIGERVHLSAAAQIGGVLEPINASPVVIEDDVIVGGNCGVYEGTVVRTKAVLGAGVVLTRGTPVYDLVKETVHRASAGSPLVIPEGAVVVPGARRVSSAFGEAEGLSLQTPVIVKYRDDKTDAATALEAWLR
- the dapA gene encoding 4-hydroxy-tetrahydrodipicolinate synthase, producing the protein MTTTTLRGCGTALVTPFQPDGSLDEPALRALVQWQLAAGVHMLIPCGSTGEAVTLASAEHRRVVEITVEEVNGRVPVIAGAGSNDTQRAIATSREMRSIGASHLLHVTPMYNKPPQRALLAHFRAIADACDLPIMLYNVPGRTAVNMEAATTLELARDPRFVAVKEASGSLAQMTTILRDRPPQFAVLSGDDGYTLSLMAHGGDGIISVVSNVAPSLMVQLCDAMWRGDLAAARALDATLAPIIDACFVESNPIPAKAMLAVMGRMQERVRLPLVPLADALRPRVRDVLVRAGLLAS